Sequence from the Cytophagales bacterium genome:
CAATGAAATTGTTTGGGTTTATCACGGTCCTGGTTCTCCAAATCAACAAGTTTTTACCCGAAAACATGATACAATTTTCTGGTATTCAATAAATGAAGAATATATATTCAATTCAGACGAAATAAGAATACCCTACCATAGTACCACGGCAAATAAATTTGAAAGTAAAGGAACAGGATTTGCTGGTGGTGCAGGTTTTAAAGATGGTGGAAAAATACCCGAAGATTGGTGGAATTTCCCTGTAGTTTCTCGTATTAGGACAGAAATTACTGGATATAATACCCAAAAACCCGAAAAATTATTAGACCGCATCATCAAAGCCAGCAGCAACGAATTTCGGGATGAACGCACAAAAGAACGAATGATAGTAGCTGACTTTTTTGGAGGAAGCGGAGTAGCGGCAAAAGTGGCGAATGACCAAAAAAGGAACTTCATCCACGTTGACGTAGGCATCAACAGCATCCAAACCACAAGAGACCGCCTCATTGAAGCCAAAGCAGAGTTTGACATACTGGAAATCAAGGACGGAGTAAACCTGTTCCGCAATCCCACCCAAACCATGGACAAGCTGGCAAAACTAATACCCGGCTTGCAGAAAAATAATAACAAAAATAGCAATGGTATCTCAAAATTCTGGTTCGGTTACATATCCGACAGCAAACTCGGCACCGTTCCGGTTTACGTTCCCGATTTAACCGACCACACCCAAAAAGTGCTGGACATTCCTATTGCCAATCAACTCGTTAATCTTGAACTCCCTGAATTGGTGAATGTAAAAAAGGCAGTGGTCTATTACATTGACATTGATAAACCGAAAGAAATTGAAAAATTTATCCAAACAAACAACATGACGGAAGTCAAAGTAGAATTGCGAGACCTAAAACAATTACTGGATGAAACCGTTGTGGATGATGTTGCTGAATACAAGCTAACAGAAAAAGACGGAACATACACTATTGAGTATACGAAATTCATCAGCGACCGCCTTCGCCAGAAAATTGACGAATACAACCAAAAAGGAATGTTGCAACCATTGACACGAGGTGATGAAAATGAAGAAGAAGAAAAGCCAGCCAAGAAAAAGAAGAAATTCACCCCCATTGAAATCAGCAAGGAAGGACTGGAACTCATTGAACTAATCAGTTTGGACTGTAAAAACAAAGACGGTAATGTTTGGCACAGCGACCACGAAATTAAAATTGACAAGCTCGGCTACGTAATTGAGGACGGCAAAAAGACCAAAAACTTCTGGGATGCTAAAATCACCTGCAACAAAAAACCCTTGCGAATAAAAGTGCGGAACATTGCAGGGGATGAAATAATAATTTCTCTGACCGAAGAAAAGCAAGAAAGAAAATTGGAAACTGAAAACAAAGGGGCAGTTTAGATTTGTTTTATTGAGCAGGGGAAACAGGAAAAGATAGATTTTAAAAAAGAAAAACAAATGTTCATTAAGAGTTTATATATAGAAAACTTTAGATGTTTTAAAGAAGTCGAACTCGATTTTGAAACATTAACTATTCTGGTTGGTGAAAATGGTACGGGAAAAACATCGGTTTTGGAAGCTATAAATTATGCCCTTACACCCGGATTTTTATCAAACAGGATTAGCGAGGAGGATTTTTGCAATACAAGTGATGGTGAAATAAAGATTGAGGTAGTATTCAACGAAAGTTTTAAAACAAAGCTGCCTGATGGATTTAGCACAAAGGAAATACCTTGTGATAGGGTATTATTGCAAGTTAAGAGAAGGGAAAAAGCTGCACCGAATAAAGCGTTATCTATCTAAAAATCAATAAAAATGAAAAACTTTAAAATATCAATAATTAGCTTGATACTATTAGTAGGTGCAACTTTTTTTCTTGCCTTTAGTTCAGTACAAGATTCAAAAGACAAAAGTCTTGCAAGAGTCCAAAAAATGTCAGGGAAATATGTATTTATTAATGCTGAACCTGTACAAGAATACGATGTAACCTTTGAACTTAAAATAGTTGCAATGGGTTTTGATAGTCCTGATGATATGTCAAGTAAAGTAATGAAGAAAGCACTCAAAATTGCAGAAAAGAAAAATATAGATTTTGATGGAGTTGTACTCGGTTCAGGCAAGATTGATGTGGCTATTAAGTTTAAAGATTAGAAAATAATCCTTTGATAATATTAAAAGCCCTTTCGTTTGAGAGGGCTTTTTGTATATTTGCACAAGGCATTTGTTAGCGATAATTAAAAAAAATGGAAGGTTTAAAGAAATATATATTCTGTATAGTAATCGGAATTTCAGTTGTTGTTTTTGTTGTATGGCTTTCTTTTTATTTCTGCAAGTTTCACGGAGAACTGTCACCAAAACAATCAGACTGGGGTGACTTTTCTAACTATGTGTCTGCTGTTACTGGATTGATTAGCTTATTTATTTTGTCCTTTCTCACTTACCTAATTCATAAAGAATCAGCGGCATTAAAAATAAAATTGGAAAGACCTGTTCTAACGTTCTCCTTTGATGGAAAAACCGGACATTACTATTGCACCAACATTGGAAAGGGT
This genomic interval carries:
- a CDS encoding AAA family ATPase → MFIKSLYIENFRCFKEVELDFETLTILVGENGTGKTSVLEAINYALTPGFLSNRISEEDFCNTSDGEIKIEVVFNESFKTKLPDGFSTKEIPCDRVLLQVKRREKAAPNKALSI
- a CDS encoding site-specific DNA-methyltransferase, with product MPVKYIPYYPDTVEGQAILNNFVRTRRALKYRDNGKVYEKIKRGMPYYEVEKAESIGNNPNNMLIRGECVSACAYLKDRGIKIDLVYIDPPFASGADYAKKVYIRRNPKVAEAIKKAEEKMDIDELQAFEEKMYGDIWNKEAYLNWMYENLLAIKNVMSVTASIYVHLDWHIGHYVKILMDEVFGEDNFINEIVWVYHGPGSPNQQVFTRKHDTIFWYSINEEYIFNSDEIRIPYHSTTANKFESKGTGFAGGAGFKDGGKIPEDWWNFPVVSRIRTEITGYNTQKPEKLLDRIIKASSNEFRDERTKERMIVADFFGGSGVAAKVANDQKRNFIHVDVGINSIQTTRDRLIEAKAEFDILEIKDGVNLFRNPTQTMDKLAKLIPGLQKNNNKNSNGISKFWFGYISDSKLGTVPVYVPDLTDHTQKVLDIPIANQLVNLELPELVNVKKAVVYYIDIDKPKEIEKFIQTNNMTEVKVELRDLKQLLDETVVDDVAEYKLTEKDGTYTIEYTKFISDRLRQKIDEYNQKGMLQPLTRGDENEEEEKPAKKKKKFTPIEISKEGLELIELISLDCKNKDGNVWHSDHEIKIDKLGYVIEDGKKTKNFWDAKITCNKKPLRIKVRNIAGDEIIISLTEEKQERKLETENKGAV